The following are from one region of the Haloactinomyces albus genome:
- a CDS encoding NAD-dependent epimerase/dehydratase family protein encodes MRVLVTGGAGFIGSNLVDLLLENGHEVHVVDDFSRGREANLTSSGGGMRCPVHRVDVRSDALADVMSEVSPEVVFHLAAQIDVRVSVADPLGDAGRNVLGTLNVAEAARRAGTRKVVFTSSGGSIYGVPENLPVDEQAPLCPQSPYAASKISGETYLDTYRRLHGLDCTHLALANVYGPRQDPHGEAGVVAIFAGALLEGRATTVFGDGGNTRDYVYVEDVARAFLAAAGERGSGCRYNIGTGMQTSDRELHTLAATAAGAADRPEHAPARPGDVRFSALDAGAAARELGWKPEVTIADGVARTVEYFRSRR; translated from the coding sequence ATGCGCGTTCTTGTGACCGGGGGTGCCGGCTTCATCGGCTCGAACCTGGTGGATCTGTTGCTGGAAAACGGCCACGAGGTGCACGTTGTCGACGACTTCAGCCGTGGCAGGGAGGCGAATCTGACCTCCTCCGGCGGAGGAATGCGATGCCCCGTGCACCGGGTCGATGTGCGATCGGACGCGCTGGCGGACGTGATGTCCGAGGTGAGCCCCGAGGTCGTGTTCCATCTGGCCGCCCAGATCGACGTTCGCGTCAGCGTGGCCGATCCTCTCGGCGACGCCGGTCGGAATGTGCTCGGCACGCTCAACGTGGCCGAGGCCGCTCGCCGTGCCGGGACGCGCAAGGTCGTGTTCACCTCTTCCGGTGGTTCCATCTACGGAGTCCCCGAGAACCTGCCGGTCGACGAGCAGGCGCCGCTGTGCCCGCAGTCGCCGTACGCGGCCTCGAAGATATCCGGCGAGACCTACCTGGACACCTACCGGCGCCTGCACGGCCTGGACTGCACCCACCTGGCCCTGGCCAACGTCTACGGACCGAGGCAGGACCCGCACGGCGAAGCCGGGGTCGTGGCCATCTTCGCCGGTGCCCTGCTGGAAGGGCGTGCGACCACCGTGTTCGGCGATGGCGGCAACACCCGGGACTACGTCTACGTCGAAGACGTCGCCCGCGCGTTTCTCGCCGCAGCGGGAGAACGCGGCAGCGGATGCCGCTACAACATCGGAACCGGAATGCAGACCTCGGACCGCGAGCTGCACACCCTGGCGGCCACCGCGGCCGGCGCCGCGGACCGGCCCGAACACGCCCCCGCCAGGCCCGGCGACGTGCGGTTCTCCGCCCTGGACGCCGGAGCGGCGGCCCGGGAGCTCGGCTGGAAACCCGAGGTCACCATCGCCGACGGGGTGGCGCGCACCGTCGAGTACTTCCGCAGCCGCCGCTGA
- a CDS encoding glycosyltransferase family 2 protein translates to MSYSDTWLIVPVYNEAEVLGDVLSEALQTFPNIVCVDDGSRDDSAEIALNSGAHLVQHPVNLGQGAALQTGIEYARSRPGADYFVTFDSDGQHQVSDVKQMIDRLRLGEIDLCVGTRFHGDTDHIPWIKRLLLRTIVLLSPGLRTLQLTDAHNGLRVFNRTVANQFNITHNGMGHASEIIAMARRHGWRVAESPVTIVYTEYSMAKGQSVINGVNILFESILRTSSRR, encoded by the coding sequence ATGTCTTACAGCGACACGTGGCTGATCGTCCCGGTCTACAACGAGGCCGAGGTGCTCGGCGATGTCCTGAGCGAGGCGCTGCAGACATTCCCGAACATCGTCTGCGTCGACGACGGCAGCCGGGACGACTCGGCGGAGATCGCCCTGAACAGCGGGGCACACCTGGTGCAGCATCCGGTCAACCTCGGCCAGGGGGCGGCGCTGCAGACCGGGATCGAATACGCGCGCAGCCGCCCCGGGGCGGACTACTTTGTCACCTTCGACTCCGACGGGCAGCATCAGGTTTCCGACGTGAAACAGATGATCGACAGGCTCCGCCTCGGCGAGATCGACCTGTGCGTCGGCACCCGGTTCCACGGCGACACCGACCACATCCCGTGGATCAAGCGCCTCCTGCTGCGCACGATCGTCCTGCTGAGTCCGGGGCTACGCACACTGCAACTCACCGATGCCCACAACGGGCTGCGCGTGTTCAACCGGACCGTGGCGAACCAGTTCAACATCACCCACAACGGCATGGGACACGCCTCGGAAATCATCGCGATGGCACGTCGACACGGCTGGCGGGTCGCCGAGAGCCCGGTGACGATCGTCTACACCGAGTACTCCATGGCCAAGGGCCAGTCGGTCATCAACGGTGTGAACATTCTGTTCGAAAGCATCCTCAGAACGAGCTCCAGGCGGTAA
- a CDS encoding acyltransferase, which translates to MSFIADGADVAQTAKIGEGSKVWHLAQVRNDAELGENCIVGRGAYVGTGVRIGDNCKIQNHALVYEPAELATGVFIGPAVVLTNDTYPRAINPDGTLKSASDWEAVGVSIAEGASIGARAVCVAPVRIGMWATVAAGAVVTKDVPDFGLVAGVPARRVGWVGKAGAPLREEGQHWVCPLTGHTYTEVDGVLTESDAQG; encoded by the coding sequence ATGTCGTTCATTGCTGACGGAGCCGACGTGGCGCAGACCGCGAAGATCGGCGAGGGGAGCAAGGTATGGCATCTTGCCCAGGTGCGAAACGACGCCGAGCTGGGCGAAAACTGCATCGTCGGCCGCGGTGCCTACGTCGGCACCGGTGTCCGCATCGGCGACAACTGCAAGATCCAGAACCACGCTCTCGTGTACGAACCCGCCGAACTCGCCACCGGCGTGTTCATCGGGCCGGCGGTGGTACTGACGAACGACACCTACCCGCGGGCGATCAACCCGGACGGCACGCTGAAGAGCGCATCGGACTGGGAAGCCGTCGGCGTCAGCATCGCCGAGGGTGCTTCCATCGGCGCCCGAGCGGTGTGTGTCGCACCGGTCCGGATCGGTATGTGGGCGACCGTGGCAGCCGGAGCCGTGGTGACCAAGGACGTGCCGGACTTCGGCCTGGTGGCCGGAGTGCCCGCCCGCCGGGTCGGCTGGGTCGGCAAGGCCGGTGCACCGCTGCGCGAGGAAGGGCAGCACTGGGTCTGCCCGCTGACCGGACATACCTACACCGAAGTGGACGGCGTACTCACCGAGTCCGACGCGCAGGGTTGA
- a CDS encoding decaprenylphospho-beta-D-erythro-pentofuranosid-2-ulose 2-reductase: protein MIDAVGNPQSLLLLGGTSDIALATAEQYAEQRPLRIVLAARPSERLDAAAERLRSTGSTVTTVSFDARDPDTHAEAIEKAFADGDIDVSLVAFGMLGDQEQLWTDVAAARELAEINYVAPVTIGVLLADKLRKQGHGHIVALSSVAGERVRRSNFVYGSSKAGLDGFYTGLTEALRPSGVKVTVVRPGHVTSKMTEGMSEAPLAQTPEQVARIIVESVRKGKELVWAPAQFRYVMSVLRHLPRVVFRRLPF, encoded by the coding sequence GTGATCGACGCGGTTGGAAACCCCCAGTCCCTGCTGCTGCTCGGCGGCACCTCCGATATCGCGCTGGCCACGGCCGAGCAGTACGCCGAGCAGCGGCCGCTGCGGATCGTGCTCGCCGCGCGCCCGTCGGAGCGCCTCGACGCCGCTGCCGAGCGGCTGCGCTCCACCGGCAGCACGGTGACCACGGTTTCGTTCGACGCCCGCGACCCGGACACCCACGCCGAGGCCATCGAGAAGGCCTTCGCCGACGGCGACATCGACGTCAGCCTCGTGGCCTTCGGCATGCTCGGTGACCAGGAACAACTGTGGACCGATGTGGCGGCGGCCCGCGAGCTGGCCGAGATCAACTACGTCGCGCCGGTGACGATCGGCGTGCTGCTGGCCGACAAGCTGCGCAAGCAGGGGCACGGCCACATCGTGGCGCTGTCCTCGGTGGCCGGTGAGCGCGTTCGCCGGTCGAACTTCGTGTACGGCTCCTCGAAGGCCGGTCTGGACGGGTTCTACACCGGCCTGACCGAGGCGCTGCGCCCATCCGGGGTGAAGGTCACCGTGGTCCGGCCCGGGCATGTGACCTCGAAGATGACCGAGGGCATGTCCGAGGCGCCGCTGGCACAGACGCCGGAGCAGGTTGCGCGGATCATCGTGGAGTCGGTGCGCAAGGGCAAGGAACTGGTGTGGGCACCCGCGCAGTTCCGCTACGTCATGAGCGTCCTGCGCCACCTGCCCCGCGTGGTCTTCCGCCGGCTGCCGTTCTAG
- a CDS encoding glycosyltransferase family 4 protein: MRILIVSTWFPSADRPDIAPFNVAHAKAITRNHDVQVVHAQLGGSGPIRQEEYAGLPVTRVPINPRRPLAVARSLSTLRRLVRGADVVHSMAFSSLGVLAPLYPVIGKRWVHTEHWSGTAFPDRIPGVWQRLSAARHLLRLPRRVSTVSSVLAEAIAKFARRDAVDVIPCVVDESFRPVPQPSWTPLKLVAVGGLVTGKRPQSAVDTVRELVATGVDTHLTWVGDGALHDEIRERITEYGLADRIDLVGAVSPEKVADHVRAANLFFLPTAFETFLAAGAEAIACGRPVVLPNTGGFTDYVTEANGVIIEQDDPKTLAQAVQQARDRFADVSADTISATGTSRFSEETIAEKFDEFYSHLEK; the protein is encoded by the coding sequence ATGCGGATCCTCATCGTCAGCACCTGGTTCCCGAGCGCGGATCGACCTGACATCGCACCCTTCAACGTGGCGCACGCCAAGGCCATCACCCGCAACCACGACGTACAGGTGGTGCATGCCCAACTGGGCGGATCGGGGCCGATTCGCCAGGAGGAGTACGCCGGATTGCCGGTGACCCGAGTGCCGATCAACCCCAGGCGACCCCTGGCCGTGGCACGCAGCCTGAGTACGCTACGGCGACTCGTCCGCGGAGCGGATGTGGTGCACAGCATGGCGTTCAGCTCACTCGGTGTGCTCGCCCCCCTGTATCCGGTGATCGGCAAGCGCTGGGTACATACCGAGCACTGGAGCGGCACCGCCTTCCCGGACCGTATCCCCGGCGTGTGGCAGCGACTGTCCGCCGCGCGCCATCTGCTGCGATTACCGCGCCGAGTCAGCACGGTGTCCAGCGTCCTTGCCGAGGCGATCGCGAAGTTCGCCAGGCGGGATGCGGTGGACGTGATCCCCTGTGTGGTGGACGAGTCGTTCCGGCCGGTTCCGCAGCCCTCCTGGACACCGCTGAAACTCGTCGCTGTCGGTGGCCTGGTCACGGGGAAACGTCCGCAGTCGGCAGTGGATACGGTGCGCGAACTGGTGGCCACCGGAGTCGACACGCACCTGACCTGGGTTGGCGACGGTGCCCTGCACGACGAGATCCGAGAACGCATCACCGAGTACGGTCTCGCCGACCGGATCGACCTGGTGGGCGCGGTCAGTCCGGAAAAGGTGGCCGATCACGTGCGTGCGGCGAACCTTTTCTTCCTGCCCACCGCATTCGAAACCTTCCTCGCCGCGGGTGCTGAGGCGATCGCTTGTGGCCGTCCGGTGGTGCTGCCCAACACCGGCGGGTTCACCGACTACGTGACCGAGGCCAATGGAGTGATCATCGAACAGGATGACCCGAAGACATTGGCACAGGCAGTTCAGCAGGCCCGGGACCGGTTCGCCGACGTGTCCGCCGACACGATCAGTGCCACCGGGACCTCCCGGTTCAGCGAGGAAACCATCGCAGAGAAGTTCGACGAGTTCTACAGTCACCTGGAGAAATGA
- a CDS encoding DUF2304 domain-containing protein, whose amino-acid sequence MLIQYLLIIGVALLLVFFLRHHGTSRTAAWVKVGFVFFVIFSVLAVLRPGAVSVVAQWVGVGRGTDLLVYAMAAGFAFASINTYLRFKELEGRYAQLARAVALRDSRVPENAATGEREPESDDDEKPRK is encoded by the coding sequence GTGCTCATCCAGTATCTTCTGATCATCGGTGTCGCGCTGCTGCTCGTGTTCTTCCTGCGGCATCACGGCACGAGCCGGACGGCGGCCTGGGTCAAGGTCGGTTTCGTTTTCTTCGTGATCTTCAGTGTGCTCGCGGTGCTGCGCCCGGGGGCCGTCTCCGTGGTCGCCCAGTGGGTCGGGGTCGGCCGTGGCACCGACCTGCTCGTCTACGCGATGGCAGCCGGGTTCGCGTTCGCCTCGATCAACACCTACCTGCGGTTCAAGGAGCTCGAAGGGCGATATGCCCAGCTCGCACGGGCCGTCGCATTACGAGACAGTCGGGTCCCCGAGAACGCCGCCACAGGCGAGCGGGAACCCGAGTCCGATGACGACGAAAAGCCCCGGAAGTGA
- a CDS encoding nucleotide sugar dehydrogenase — protein MKIAVIALGKIGLPLAVQYASKGHEVIGVDVDTEIVDQVNHAVEPFPGEQHLQEKLDELVPAGALRATTDYAEAVPGADAVVVVVPLFVDDEARPEFGWMDAATEELGHHLTADTLVSYETTLPVGTTRNRWKPVLEKRSGLVEGSDFHLAFSPERVLTGRVFEDLRKYPKLIGGLSEAGAARAVEFYEAVLDFDERSDLARPNGVWDLGSAEAGELAKLAETTYRDVNIGLANQFARYATAAGIDVYQVIEASNSQPYSHIHQPGIAVGGHCIPVYPRLYLWNDPEASVVRAARAANAGMPDYTIGLLEGAHGTLSGARVVVLGAAYRGGVKETAFSGVFAAVEALRSRGATPLVHDPMYTDEELRALGFEPYHLGDKVNAAVVQADHGEYATLGPDDLPGIGTFIDGRRISSADRWPGVSYRVIGKA, from the coding sequence GTGAAGATCGCTGTCATTGCCCTGGGGAAAATCGGCCTTCCACTCGCCGTGCAGTACGCCTCGAAAGGCCACGAGGTCATCGGGGTCGATGTGGACACCGAGATCGTCGATCAAGTCAACCACGCGGTCGAACCGTTTCCGGGTGAGCAGCACCTGCAGGAAAAGCTCGACGAACTCGTCCCCGCGGGCGCCCTGCGCGCCACCACCGACTACGCGGAGGCGGTTCCCGGAGCCGATGCCGTCGTCGTGGTCGTGCCGCTGTTCGTGGACGACGAGGCGCGTCCGGAGTTCGGGTGGATGGACGCTGCGACCGAGGAACTGGGGCATCATCTGACCGCGGACACCCTGGTGTCCTACGAGACCACGCTCCCGGTCGGCACCACGCGCAATCGGTGGAAACCGGTACTGGAGAAGAGGTCCGGGCTGGTCGAGGGCAGCGACTTCCACCTGGCGTTCTCCCCGGAACGAGTGCTCACCGGCCGGGTGTTCGAGGACCTGCGCAAGTATCCGAAGCTCATCGGCGGGCTGTCCGAGGCGGGCGCCGCGCGAGCCGTCGAGTTCTACGAGGCCGTGCTGGACTTCGACGAGCGTTCCGATCTGGCCCGCCCGAACGGCGTATGGGACCTCGGCTCGGCCGAGGCGGGTGAACTGGCCAAGCTCGCCGAGACGACCTACCGGGATGTCAACATCGGGTTGGCGAACCAGTTCGCACGCTACGCCACGGCCGCTGGCATCGACGTCTACCAGGTCATCGAGGCGTCGAACTCCCAGCCCTACAGCCACATTCACCAACCGGGGATCGCCGTCGGCGGGCACTGCATCCCGGTGTATCCGAGGCTGTACCTGTGGAACGACCCCGAGGCGAGTGTCGTGCGCGCGGCCAGGGCGGCGAACGCGGGCATGCCCGACTACACGATCGGCCTGCTGGAAGGTGCGCACGGCACCCTGTCCGGCGCGCGGGTGGTCGTGCTCGGCGCGGCCTACCGTGGCGGGGTGAAGGAGACCGCGTTTTCCGGGGTGTTCGCCGCGGTGGAGGCGCTGCGCTCCCGTGGCGCGACGCCCCTGGTGCACGATCCGATGTACACCGACGAGGAGCTCCGAGCGCTCGGTTTCGAGCCCTACCATCTCGGCGACAAGGTGAACGCCGCCGTGGTGCAGGCCGATCACGGCGAGTACGCCACACTCGGCCCGGATGATCTGCCCGGCATCGGCACATTCATCGACGGCAGACGGATCAGTTCCGCCGACCGCTGGCCGGGCGTCAGCTACCGGGTGATCGGAAAGGCCTGA
- a CDS encoding DUF6541 family protein: MSWIDAVPALAATVVWFLAPGVLTSYALGLRGLAAWTVAPAFSTATLAVSAVVFGKLGIAWSTESAGIAAIVPAAVILLVRLVLRRGFSPAVQPDSRKVRLAGWLGLLPAVLIGLYIIVRGFRTPGTMSQTYDAVFHYNALRWVLESGEASSLTLGGFGATFYPGAWHDITSLVVLSSNASLTVAANMASGVIAVLVWPLACLFLSRQVFGPAIPALAITGTVSVSFAAFPWGLLNFGVLWPNALGFALVPIGVGAGLSILGLTTQDTLNRTAAWGLLITSVLATGFAQPNTTFSLAALLLLPACQALLSWMRGQHRAGRTVRGLLGGAAAVALAVGVWVFVHSLPMVTGIKDFPWAPYTSVAGAVGEVLLNATNGREALWWISAAVVAGMFFAFRDRSTLWLPPAHMATAVLFVMTAAIQSSTTHIFTGFWYNDSYRLAAMVPITGVLLAVYGVTGVAVKLRERVNLQELPIRMRNTRLASAPALTGVLGALLLVVVATGYQEEFVDDINGTYNKPANVQATLVDPAERAFYSRIDDIVPEDAVVANNPWDGSAMLWALTGTHVLFPHLSQSGSTEAQGYLAEHLNEASNNPKVCRLVHRLDVRYVINGTFRFWLDDNRIDNYPGLTNLRMNPGFELVEQQGRMELYRITACDPELASHTPEPRNGT, from the coding sequence ATGAGCTGGATCGACGCCGTTCCGGCGCTGGCCGCAACCGTTGTGTGGTTTCTGGCGCCGGGCGTGTTGACCAGTTATGCACTCGGCCTGCGCGGCCTGGCGGCATGGACGGTGGCGCCCGCGTTCTCCACGGCCACACTCGCCGTGTCCGCCGTGGTCTTCGGCAAGCTCGGCATCGCCTGGTCGACGGAGTCGGCAGGCATCGCCGCGATCGTTCCCGCCGCCGTCATCCTGCTGGTCCGCCTCGTGCTCAGGCGCGGTTTCTCCCCCGCGGTGCAGCCGGACTCCCGGAAAGTGCGACTGGCCGGCTGGCTGGGGCTGCTGCCCGCCGTGCTCATCGGGCTGTACATCATCGTGCGGGGTTTCCGGACTCCCGGCACGATGTCCCAGACCTACGATGCCGTGTTCCACTACAACGCCCTCCGGTGGGTCCTGGAATCCGGCGAGGCGTCCTCGCTGACGCTCGGGGGTTTCGGGGCCACCTTCTATCCGGGCGCCTGGCACGACATCACCTCGCTGGTCGTACTGAGCAGCAACGCCTCGCTCACGGTCGCCGCCAACATGGCGTCCGGGGTCATCGCCGTGCTCGTGTGGCCGCTGGCCTGCCTGTTCCTGAGCAGACAGGTCTTCGGGCCCGCGATCCCCGCGCTCGCGATCACCGGCACGGTCTCGGTTTCCTTCGCGGCCTTCCCGTGGGGACTGCTCAACTTCGGTGTGCTGTGGCCGAACGCGCTGGGCTTCGCCCTGGTACCCATCGGTGTCGGCGCGGGGCTGTCGATCCTCGGCCTGACCACGCAGGACACGTTGAACCGCACGGCAGCGTGGGGGCTGCTCATCACGAGCGTGCTCGCCACCGGCTTCGCCCAACCGAACACGACGTTCAGCCTGGCGGCGTTGCTGCTGCTGCCTGCCTGCCAGGCGCTGCTGAGCTGGATGCGCGGGCAGCACCGCGCAGGCCGAACCGTACGGGGACTCCTCGGCGGTGCCGCCGCGGTGGCCCTGGCGGTGGGGGTCTGGGTGTTCGTGCACTCGCTGCCGATGGTCACCGGCATCAAGGACTTTCCCTGGGCGCCGTACACGTCGGTTGCGGGTGCCGTGGGCGAGGTCCTGCTCAACGCCACGAACGGTCGCGAAGCCCTGTGGTGGATCTCGGCGGCCGTGGTGGCAGGCATGTTCTTCGCGTTCCGCGACCGCAGCACGCTGTGGCTGCCGCCGGCACACATGGCCACTGCGGTCTTGTTCGTGATGACGGCGGCGATCCAGTCGTCGACCACCCACATCTTCACCGGGTTCTGGTACAACGACTCTTACCGACTCGCCGCCATGGTGCCGATCACCGGTGTACTTCTCGCCGTGTACGGGGTGACCGGGGTAGCCGTGAAACTGCGCGAGCGGGTCAACCTCCAGGAACTACCGATCCGGATGCGGAACACCCGTCTGGCCTCTGCTCCCGCGCTCACCGGTGTGCTCGGTGCACTGCTGCTCGTGGTGGTCGCAACCGGGTATCAGGAGGAATTCGTCGACGACATCAACGGGACTTACAACAAACCGGCTAATGTGCAGGCCACCCTGGTCGATCCGGCGGAACGGGCCTTCTACTCGCGCATCGACGACATAGTCCCGGAGGACGCGGTCGTGGCGAACAACCCGTGGGACGGCAGCGCGATGCTGTGGGCACTCACCGGCACCCACGTGCTGTTTCCGCATCTCAGCCAGAGTGGCTCGACCGAGGCGCAGGGCTACCTTGCCGAGCATCTCAACGAGGCCTCGAACAATCCCAAGGTCTGCCGATTGGTCCATCGACTCGACGTGCGCTATGTCATCAACGGCACCTTCCGGTTCTGGCTCGACGACAACCGCATCGACAACTACCCCGGCCTGACCAACCTCCGGATGAATCCCGGTTTCGAACTCGTGGAGCAGCAGGGACGGATGGAGCTGTACCGGATCACGGCGTGCGATCCCGAACTGGCCTCTCATACCCCCGAGCCGCGCAACGGCACTTAG